One genomic region from Argentina anserina chromosome 2, drPotAnse1.1, whole genome shotgun sequence encodes:
- the LOC126784599 gene encoding E3 ubiquitin-protein ligase UPL3 isoform X1, whose translation METRSRKRAEATSSAPSSSTSSGRATTRSAKRSRLSSSSSITPKPISTRSRASRAANQSTSAATATATATAAVPSTAMDSTNESSGSRGRRSRNADKDGSDKGKEKEHEVRVRDRERERERERERERALDRETERNLGLNMDGGGNGDDDDNDSEGGVGILHQNLTSASSALQGLLRKIGAGLDDLLPSSAMGSAASSHQSGRLKKILSGLRADGEEGKQVEALTQLCEMLSIGTEESLSTFSVDSFVPVLVGLLNHESNPDIMLLAARALTHLCDVLPSSCAAVVHYGAVSIFCARLLTIEYMDLAEQSLQALKKISQEHPTACLRAGALMAVLSYLDFFSTGVQRVALSTAANMCKKLPSDASDFVMEAVPLLTNLLQYHDAKVLEHASVCLTRIAESFASSPEKLDELCNHGLVAQSASLISTSNSGGGQSSLSTPTYTGLIRLLSTCASGSPLGSKTLLTLGISGILKEVLSGSGSSSNATVSPALSRPAEQIFEIVNLANELLPPLPQGTVSMPSSFNLFMKGPVVKKSSGSSSGKPEDTSGSSLEVSAREKLLNEQPGLLQQFGMDLLPVLIQIYGSSVNGPVRHKCLSVIGKLMYFSPAEMIESLLSMTNIASFLAGVLAWKDPHVLVPALQIAEILMEKLPETFSKVFVREGVVHAVDQLILAGTPNSVTSQVSSAEKDNDSVLGSSSSRSRRYRRRNSNSNPDGNSLEESKSSASVNVGSPPSSVEIPTVNSSLRVAVSTCAKAFKDKFFPSDPGAGEVGVTDDLLHLKNLCVNLNAGVEDPKTKAKGKSKASGSRLVDSSANKEEYLIAVVSEMVAELSKGDGVSTFEFIGSGVVAALLNYFSCGHFSKERISEANLPKLRQQALKRFKSFVAVALPFSIDEGRVAPMTIIVQKLQGALSSLERFPVVLSHSSRSSTGSARLSSGLSALSQPFKLRLCRAQGEKALRDYSSNVVLIDPLASLAAVEEFLWPRIQRSESGQKAAASAGNSESGNTPTGAGASSLSTSNPSSTTRRHSTRSRTSVNIGDAAKREPSQEKSTSSSKGKGKAVLKPSQEEARGPQTRNAARRRAALDKDVQMKPVNGDTTSEDEELDVSPAEIDDALVIEDDDISDDEDDDQDDVFRDDSLPVCTPDKVHDVKLGDSVEDTTVASATSDSQTNPAYGSSSRAATVRGSDSADHRSSNSYGSKGAMSFAAAAMAGLGSGSRGIRGGRDRQGRPLFGGTSDPPKLTFTSGGKQLNRHLTIYQAIQRQLVLDEDDDERYAGSDLMSGDGSRLWSDIYTITYQRADSQAERASIGGASSTPPSKSSKSGASNSNSDPQLHQISLLDSILQGELPCDLEKSNPTYNILALLRVLDGLNQLAPRLRAQIVSDGFAEGKISNLDDLSTTGARVVSEEFINSKLTPKLARQIQDALALCSGSLPLWCYQLTKACPFLFPFETRRQYFYSTAFGLSRALNRLQQQQGADGHGSNEREVRVGRIQRQKVRVSRNRILDSAAKVMEMYASQKSVLEVEYFGEVGTGLGPTLEFYTLLSHDLQKVRLGMWRSNSSLETASMDIDGDDQKDGKNNVDIVQAPLGLFPRPWPPNTVASDGNQFSKVIEYFRLVGRVMAKALQDGRLLDLPLSTAFYKLLLGQELDLHDVLSFDAELGKTLQELQNLVCRKLYLESNGDNRDAISELRFRGASIDDLCLDFTLPGYPEYVLKPGNDNVDINNLEEYISLVVDATVKNGIMRQTEAFRAGFNQVFDISSLQIFTPHELDYLLCGRRELWETETLADHIKFDHGYTAKSPAILNLLEIMGEFTPEQQRAFCQFVTGAPRLAPGGLAVLNPKLTIVRKHSSTANNAAANGTGASELADDDLPSVMTCANYLKLPPYSTKEIMYKKLLYAINEGQGSFDLS comes from the exons ATGGAAACTCGTAGCCGGAAGCGGGCGGAGGCCACCTCATCAGCCCCTTCATCGTCTACTTCTTCCGGTCGCGCCACCACTCGCTCCGCCAAGCGCTCTcgtctctcttcttcttcctctattACCCCTAAGCCGATCTCCACTCGCTCTCGCGCCTCCCGCGCCGCCAATCAAAGCACCTCCGCCGCTACCGCAACCGCAACCGCAACCGCCGCTGTTCCGTCAACCGCAATGGACTCGACAAACGAATCGTCCGGCTCGCGCGGCCGCCGGAGTCGAAACGCCGATAAGGATGGCTCGGATAAGGGCAAGGAGAAGGAGCACGAGGTCAGAGTTAGGGatagggagagagaaagggagagggagagagagagggagagggcgCTGGATAGAGAGACGGAGAGGAACTTAGGGCTGAACATGGACGGCGGAGGGAACGGCGACGACGACGACAATGACAGCGAAGGCGGGGTTGGGATTCTGCATCAGAATTTGACTTCGGCGAGTAGTGCGCTGCAGGGGCTGCTTAGGAAGATCGGCGCCGGATTGGATGACCTGCTTCCGTCGTCGGCGATGGGGTCAGCTGCGTCGTCACACCAGAGTGGGAGGCTGAAGAAGATTCTGTCCGGATTGCGAGCTGATGGAGAAGAAGGGAAGCAGGTGGAGGCATTGACGCAGCTGTGTGAGATGCTTTCGATTGGGACTGAGGAATCGCTGAGTACTTTCTCAGTGGATTCGTTCGTGCCGGTGCTCGTGGGGCTGCTCAATCATGAGAGCAATCCTGATATCATGCTCCTTGCAGCTAGAGCACTTACTCACCTTTGTGATGTGCTGCCTTCGTCGTGCGCCGCTGTTGTGCATTATGGTGCTGTTTCTATATTCTGTGCTAGGTTGTTGACCATAGAGTATATGGACTTAGCTGAACAG TCACTGCAAGCTCTGAAGAAAATATCTCAGGAGCACCCAACTGCCTGTCTACGAGCCGGTGCTCTTATGGCCGTGCTTTCTTATCTGGATTTCTTCTCCACTGGAGTTCAG CGTGTGGCATTATCAACTGCTGCAAATATGTGCAAGAAACTTCCGTCAGATGCATCTGACTTTGTGATGGAAGCTGTCCCATTATTGACAAATCTTCTGCAATATCATGATGCTAAG GTTTTGGAGCATGCGTCTGTATGTCTGACCCGAATTGCTGAATCATTTGCATCATCGCCTGAAAAACTTGACGAACTATGTAATCACGGACTAGTTGCTCAGTCTGCATCCCTTATATCTACAAGCAATTCTGGAGGTGGGCAGTCATCTCTCAGTACACCTACTTATACG GGGTTAATCCGGCTACTTTCAACCTGCGCGAGTGGTTCTCCACTAGGATCTAAAACTTTGCTGACTCTAGGGATAAGTGGCATTCTCAAAGAAGTACTTTCTGGTTCAGGCAGTTCTTCCAACGCTACAGTTTCTCCTGCTTTAAGTAGACCAGCAGAACAG ATTTTCGAGATTGTCAATCTTGCAAATGAGCTGCTTCCTCCACTTCCACAAGGAACCGTCTCCATGCCATCcagttttaatttatttatgaaaGGACCTGTTGTGAAAAAGTCATCTGGTAGCAGTTCTGGGAAACCAGAAGATACCAGTGGAAGCAGTCTTGAGGTTTCAGCTCGTGAGAAATTATTGAATGAACAGCCTGGTCTGCTTCAGCAATTTGGAATGGATCTCCTTCCTGTTTTAATACAG ATTTATGGCTCTAGTGTGAATGGACCTGTTCGCCACAAATGTCTATCTGTCATCGGGAAGTTAATGTACTTCAGCCCTGCAGAGATGATCGAGTCTTTGTTAAGTATGACAAATATTGCAAG TTTCTTAGCCGGTGTTTTGGCATGGAAAGATCCACATGTCTTGGTTCCTGCTCTCCAAATTGCGGAGATACTCATGGAGAAGCTCCCTGAGACTTTTTCCAAGGTGTTCGTCAGAGAAGGTGTGGTTCATGCTGTTGACCAACTTATTTTAGCTGGTACTCCGAATTCAGTTACTTCACAAGTCTCCTCTGCTGAAAAGGATAATGATTCTGTTCTgggatcatcatcatcacgtTCTAGGCGGTATCGACGTCGCAATAGTAACTCTAATCCAGATGGAAATTCATTGGAAGAATCAAAGAGTTCTGCTTCAGTAAACGTTGGTTCGCCTCCAAGTTCAGTGGAGATTCCAACTGTTAACTCCAGTCTTCGTGTGGCTGTGAGTACTTGTGCTAAAGCATTTAAGGACAAGTTTTTCCCTTCAGATCCTGGGGCTGGTGAAGTTGGAGTCACCGATGATCTATTACATTTGAAAAATCTCTGTGTGAATCTGAATGCTGGTGTCGAGGACCCAAAAACGAAAGCAAAGGGAAAATCCAAAGCTTCTGGATCTCGCTTAGTTGATAGCTCTGCAAATAAGGAAGAGTACTTGATTGCTGTGGTATCTGAGATGGTAGCCGAACTAAGCAAAGGGGATGGTGTATCTACCTTTGAATTCATTGGTAGTGGTGTTGTTGCAGCTTTACTGAACTACTTTTCTTGTGGTCATTTCTCAAAGGAGAGAATTTCAGAAGCTAATTTGCCTAAGCTTCGTCAGCAAGCTCTTAAGAGGTTTAAGTCATTTGTTGCTGTTGCTCTTCCTTTCAGCATTGATGAAGGAAGAGTAGCACCAATGACTATCATAGTTCAGAAGCTACAAGGTGCTTTGTCCTCATTAGAGCGGTTCCCTGTTGTGCTGAGTCATTCATCTAGGTCATCTACTGGAAGTGCGCGCCTCTCCTCTGGACTCAGTGCATTATCCCAGCCCTTCAAGTTGCGTCTATGTCGAGCACAAGGAGAAAAGGCTCTCCGAGACTATTCATCAAATGTTGTACTGATTGACCCATTGGCAAGCTTAGCTGCTGTTGAAGAGTTTCTTTGGCCTCGAATTCAGCGTAGTGAATCTGGACAGAAGGCTGCTGCATCTGCTGGGAATTCGGAATCTGGAAATACTCCTACAGGGGCAGGTGCTTCATCTCTGTCTACTTCAAATCCTTCTTCTACTACTCGTCGGCACTCAACGCGTTCCAGAACATCTGTAAATATAGGCGATGCTGCTAAGAGGGAACCTTCACAAGAGAAGAGCACAAGCTCATCTAAAGGGAAGGGTAAAGCAGTTTTGAAACCTTCTCAGGAGGAAGCAAGAGGTCCTCAAACAAGGAATGCAGCTCGCAGAAGAGCAGCTCTTGATAAAGATGTTCAAATGAAACCTGTGAATGGGGACACTACATCTGAG gATGAAGAATTGGATGTATCTCCTGCTGAAATCGATGATGCATTGGTtattgaagatgatgatatCTCAgacgatgaagatgatgacCAGGATGAT GTTTTCAGAGATGATTCTCTTCCTGTTTGCACGCCggacaaagtgcatgatgtgAAATTGGGAGACTCCGTAGAGGATACTACTGTAGCTTCAGCAACAAGTGACAGCCAGACTAACCCTGCTTATGGGTCTAGTAGCAGAGCTGCTACAGTTAGAGGATCAGATTCAGCAGACCACAGGAGTAGTAATTCTTATGGTTCTAAGGGTGCAATGTCGTTTGCTGCTGCTGCAATGGCTGGGCTTGGGTCAGGTAGCCGGGGCATCAGGGGAGGTAGAGACAGACAAGGACGCCCTCTTTTTGGTGGTACAAGTGATCCTCCTAAGTTGACCTTTACATCTGGTGGGAAGCAGCTGAATCGACATTTGACTATCTATCAGGCAATTCAAAGACAGCTAGTGTTGGATGAAGATGACGATGAGAGGTATGCTGGCAGTGATCTAATGTCAGGTGATGGTAGCAGGCTGTGGAGTGATATTTACACCATCACTTACCAGAGGGCAGACAGTCAAGCTGAGAGGGCGTCTATTGGAGGGGCAAGCTCAACGCCCCCATCTAAGTCTAGCAAATCAGgtgcttccaattccaattccgATCCGCAATTGCATCAGATATCACTTCTTGATAGCATTTTGCAGGGAGAGCTTCCTTGTGATTTGGAAAAATCTAATCCTACTTATAATATACTGGCCCTACTGCGGGTACTGGATGGCTTGAATCAGCTCGCACCTCGGCTGAGAGCTCAGATAGTTTCTGACGGTTTTGCTGAGGGGAAAATCTCAAATTTGGATGACTTGAGTACAACTGGTGCTAGGGTCGTTTCTGAGGAATTTATTAACAGTAAACTCACTCCCAAATTAGCCCGACAAATACAGGATGCTCTTGCATTATGTAGTGGTAGTCTTCCTTTGTGGTGCTATCAGTTGACAAAAGCATGCCcttttttgtttccatttgaGACTCGAAGACAGTATTTCTACTCCACTGCTTTTGGATTGTCTCGTGCCCTGAATCGTCTTCAGCAGCAGCAGGGTGCTGATGGCCATGGATCAAACGAACGAGAGGTCAGAGTTGGGAGAATACAACGCCAAAAAGTCCGTGTCTCTCGTAACCGGATTTTGGACTCTGCTGCAAAAGTGATGGAGATGTATGCGAGCCAGAAGTCTGTACTTGAAGTAGAATATTTTGGTGAGGTGGGCACTGGGTTGGGTCCTACACTTGAGTTCTACACACTTCTAAGTCAtgacttacagaaagttagACTTGGTATGTGGAGATCAAATTCTTCGTTGGAGACAGCATCAATGGATATTGATGGAGATGATCAGAAAGATGGGAAAAACAATGTTGATATTGTCCAAGCTCCTCTTGGCTTGTTTCCTCGTCCCTGGCCTCCAAACACTGTTGCTTCTGATGGTAACCAATTTTCTAAAGTTATCGAATATTTCCGGTTGGTGGGGCGTGTAATGGCAAAAGCTCTTCAAGATGGGAGGCTATTGGATTTACCACTATCAACCGCATTTTATAAACTATTGCTCGGTCAA GAACTTGATTTACATGATGTTCTATCCTTTGATGCTGAACTCGGGAAGACTTTGCAAGAATTACAGAACCTTGTTTGCCGGAAACTATATCTAGAATCAAATGGTGACAATCGTGATGCAATTTCTGAATTGCGTTTCCGTGGGGCTTCAATTGATGATCTCTGCTTAGATTTTACGCTTCCTGGTTATCCGGAGTATGTCCTGAAACCTGGAAATGACAAT GTTGATATCAATAACTTGGAAGAATATATATCTTTAGTTGTCGATGCAACAGTTAAGAATGGAATAATGCGGCAGACAGAAGCATTTAGAGCGGGGTTCAATCAG GTGTTTGACATATCTTCTTTACAAATATTTACCCCACATGAATTGGACTATCTGCTTTGTGGCCGTAGAGAGCTGTGGGAG ACGGAGACTCTTGCTGATCACATAAAGTTTGATCATGGATACACTGCGAAGAGCCCTGCTATTCTTAAC TTGCTTGAGATCATGGGTGAGTTCACGCCCGAACAGCAGCGTGCCTTTTGCCAGTTTGTTACTGGTGCACCCAGGCTTGCCCCTGGTGGTTTGGCAGTGCTGAATCCAAAGCTCACCATTGTGAGGAAG CATTCTTCAACTGCAAATAATGCAGCAGCTAATGGGACTGGGGCGTCCGAATTGGCAGATGATGATCTGCCAAGTGTTATGACATGCGCTAATTACCTAAAGCTTCCTCCTTACTCTACCAAG GAAATTATGTACAAGAAACTACTCTATGCAATCAATGAAGGGCAGGGATCCTTTGATCTGTCATGA
- the LOC126784599 gene encoding E3 ubiquitin-protein ligase UPL3 isoform X2 gives MDLAEQSLQALKKISQEHPTACLRAGALMAVLSYLDFFSTGVQRVALSTAANMCKKLPSDASDFVMEAVPLLTNLLQYHDAKVLEHASVCLTRIAESFASSPEKLDELCNHGLVAQSASLISTSNSGGGQSSLSTPTYTGLIRLLSTCASGSPLGSKTLLTLGISGILKEVLSGSGSSSNATVSPALSRPAEQIFEIVNLANELLPPLPQGTVSMPSSFNLFMKGPVVKKSSGSSSGKPEDTSGSSLEVSAREKLLNEQPGLLQQFGMDLLPVLIQIYGSSVNGPVRHKCLSVIGKLMYFSPAEMIESLLSMTNIASFLAGVLAWKDPHVLVPALQIAEILMEKLPETFSKVFVREGVVHAVDQLILAGTPNSVTSQVSSAEKDNDSVLGSSSSRSRRYRRRNSNSNPDGNSLEESKSSASVNVGSPPSSVEIPTVNSSLRVAVSTCAKAFKDKFFPSDPGAGEVGVTDDLLHLKNLCVNLNAGVEDPKTKAKGKSKASGSRLVDSSANKEEYLIAVVSEMVAELSKGDGVSTFEFIGSGVVAALLNYFSCGHFSKERISEANLPKLRQQALKRFKSFVAVALPFSIDEGRVAPMTIIVQKLQGALSSLERFPVVLSHSSRSSTGSARLSSGLSALSQPFKLRLCRAQGEKALRDYSSNVVLIDPLASLAAVEEFLWPRIQRSESGQKAAASAGNSESGNTPTGAGASSLSTSNPSSTTRRHSTRSRTSVNIGDAAKREPSQEKSTSSSKGKGKAVLKPSQEEARGPQTRNAARRRAALDKDVQMKPVNGDTTSEDEELDVSPAEIDDALVIEDDDISDDEDDDQDDVFRDDSLPVCTPDKVHDVKLGDSVEDTTVASATSDSQTNPAYGSSSRAATVRGSDSADHRSSNSYGSKGAMSFAAAAMAGLGSGSRGIRGGRDRQGRPLFGGTSDPPKLTFTSGGKQLNRHLTIYQAIQRQLVLDEDDDERYAGSDLMSGDGSRLWSDIYTITYQRADSQAERASIGGASSTPPSKSSKSGASNSNSDPQLHQISLLDSILQGELPCDLEKSNPTYNILALLRVLDGLNQLAPRLRAQIVSDGFAEGKISNLDDLSTTGARVVSEEFINSKLTPKLARQIQDALALCSGSLPLWCYQLTKACPFLFPFETRRQYFYSTAFGLSRALNRLQQQQGADGHGSNEREVRVGRIQRQKVRVSRNRILDSAAKVMEMYASQKSVLEVEYFGEVGTGLGPTLEFYTLLSHDLQKVRLGMWRSNSSLETASMDIDGDDQKDGKNNVDIVQAPLGLFPRPWPPNTVASDGNQFSKVIEYFRLVGRVMAKALQDGRLLDLPLSTAFYKLLLGQELDLHDVLSFDAELGKTLQELQNLVCRKLYLESNGDNRDAISELRFRGASIDDLCLDFTLPGYPEYVLKPGNDNVDINNLEEYISLVVDATVKNGIMRQTEAFRAGFNQVFDISSLQIFTPHELDYLLCGRRELWETETLADHIKFDHGYTAKSPAILNLLEIMGEFTPEQQRAFCQFVTGAPRLAPGGLAVLNPKLTIVRKHSSTANNAAANGTGASELADDDLPSVMTCANYLKLPPYSTKEIMYKKLLYAINEGQGSFDLS, from the exons ATGGACTTAGCTGAACAG TCACTGCAAGCTCTGAAGAAAATATCTCAGGAGCACCCAACTGCCTGTCTACGAGCCGGTGCTCTTATGGCCGTGCTTTCTTATCTGGATTTCTTCTCCACTGGAGTTCAG CGTGTGGCATTATCAACTGCTGCAAATATGTGCAAGAAACTTCCGTCAGATGCATCTGACTTTGTGATGGAAGCTGTCCCATTATTGACAAATCTTCTGCAATATCATGATGCTAAG GTTTTGGAGCATGCGTCTGTATGTCTGACCCGAATTGCTGAATCATTTGCATCATCGCCTGAAAAACTTGACGAACTATGTAATCACGGACTAGTTGCTCAGTCTGCATCCCTTATATCTACAAGCAATTCTGGAGGTGGGCAGTCATCTCTCAGTACACCTACTTATACG GGGTTAATCCGGCTACTTTCAACCTGCGCGAGTGGTTCTCCACTAGGATCTAAAACTTTGCTGACTCTAGGGATAAGTGGCATTCTCAAAGAAGTACTTTCTGGTTCAGGCAGTTCTTCCAACGCTACAGTTTCTCCTGCTTTAAGTAGACCAGCAGAACAG ATTTTCGAGATTGTCAATCTTGCAAATGAGCTGCTTCCTCCACTTCCACAAGGAACCGTCTCCATGCCATCcagttttaatttatttatgaaaGGACCTGTTGTGAAAAAGTCATCTGGTAGCAGTTCTGGGAAACCAGAAGATACCAGTGGAAGCAGTCTTGAGGTTTCAGCTCGTGAGAAATTATTGAATGAACAGCCTGGTCTGCTTCAGCAATTTGGAATGGATCTCCTTCCTGTTTTAATACAG ATTTATGGCTCTAGTGTGAATGGACCTGTTCGCCACAAATGTCTATCTGTCATCGGGAAGTTAATGTACTTCAGCCCTGCAGAGATGATCGAGTCTTTGTTAAGTATGACAAATATTGCAAG TTTCTTAGCCGGTGTTTTGGCATGGAAAGATCCACATGTCTTGGTTCCTGCTCTCCAAATTGCGGAGATACTCATGGAGAAGCTCCCTGAGACTTTTTCCAAGGTGTTCGTCAGAGAAGGTGTGGTTCATGCTGTTGACCAACTTATTTTAGCTGGTACTCCGAATTCAGTTACTTCACAAGTCTCCTCTGCTGAAAAGGATAATGATTCTGTTCTgggatcatcatcatcacgtTCTAGGCGGTATCGACGTCGCAATAGTAACTCTAATCCAGATGGAAATTCATTGGAAGAATCAAAGAGTTCTGCTTCAGTAAACGTTGGTTCGCCTCCAAGTTCAGTGGAGATTCCAACTGTTAACTCCAGTCTTCGTGTGGCTGTGAGTACTTGTGCTAAAGCATTTAAGGACAAGTTTTTCCCTTCAGATCCTGGGGCTGGTGAAGTTGGAGTCACCGATGATCTATTACATTTGAAAAATCTCTGTGTGAATCTGAATGCTGGTGTCGAGGACCCAAAAACGAAAGCAAAGGGAAAATCCAAAGCTTCTGGATCTCGCTTAGTTGATAGCTCTGCAAATAAGGAAGAGTACTTGATTGCTGTGGTATCTGAGATGGTAGCCGAACTAAGCAAAGGGGATGGTGTATCTACCTTTGAATTCATTGGTAGTGGTGTTGTTGCAGCTTTACTGAACTACTTTTCTTGTGGTCATTTCTCAAAGGAGAGAATTTCAGAAGCTAATTTGCCTAAGCTTCGTCAGCAAGCTCTTAAGAGGTTTAAGTCATTTGTTGCTGTTGCTCTTCCTTTCAGCATTGATGAAGGAAGAGTAGCACCAATGACTATCATAGTTCAGAAGCTACAAGGTGCTTTGTCCTCATTAGAGCGGTTCCCTGTTGTGCTGAGTCATTCATCTAGGTCATCTACTGGAAGTGCGCGCCTCTCCTCTGGACTCAGTGCATTATCCCAGCCCTTCAAGTTGCGTCTATGTCGAGCACAAGGAGAAAAGGCTCTCCGAGACTATTCATCAAATGTTGTACTGATTGACCCATTGGCAAGCTTAGCTGCTGTTGAAGAGTTTCTTTGGCCTCGAATTCAGCGTAGTGAATCTGGACAGAAGGCTGCTGCATCTGCTGGGAATTCGGAATCTGGAAATACTCCTACAGGGGCAGGTGCTTCATCTCTGTCTACTTCAAATCCTTCTTCTACTACTCGTCGGCACTCAACGCGTTCCAGAACATCTGTAAATATAGGCGATGCTGCTAAGAGGGAACCTTCACAAGAGAAGAGCACAAGCTCATCTAAAGGGAAGGGTAAAGCAGTTTTGAAACCTTCTCAGGAGGAAGCAAGAGGTCCTCAAACAAGGAATGCAGCTCGCAGAAGAGCAGCTCTTGATAAAGATGTTCAAATGAAACCTGTGAATGGGGACACTACATCTGAG gATGAAGAATTGGATGTATCTCCTGCTGAAATCGATGATGCATTGGTtattgaagatgatgatatCTCAgacgatgaagatgatgacCAGGATGAT GTTTTCAGAGATGATTCTCTTCCTGTTTGCACGCCggacaaagtgcatgatgtgAAATTGGGAGACTCCGTAGAGGATACTACTGTAGCTTCAGCAACAAGTGACAGCCAGACTAACCCTGCTTATGGGTCTAGTAGCAGAGCTGCTACAGTTAGAGGATCAGATTCAGCAGACCACAGGAGTAGTAATTCTTATGGTTCTAAGGGTGCAATGTCGTTTGCTGCTGCTGCAATGGCTGGGCTTGGGTCAGGTAGCCGGGGCATCAGGGGAGGTAGAGACAGACAAGGACGCCCTCTTTTTGGTGGTACAAGTGATCCTCCTAAGTTGACCTTTACATCTGGTGGGAAGCAGCTGAATCGACATTTGACTATCTATCAGGCAATTCAAAGACAGCTAGTGTTGGATGAAGATGACGATGAGAGGTATGCTGGCAGTGATCTAATGTCAGGTGATGGTAGCAGGCTGTGGAGTGATATTTACACCATCACTTACCAGAGGGCAGACAGTCAAGCTGAGAGGGCGTCTATTGGAGGGGCAAGCTCAACGCCCCCATCTAAGTCTAGCAAATCAGgtgcttccaattccaattccgATCCGCAATTGCATCAGATATCACTTCTTGATAGCATTTTGCAGGGAGAGCTTCCTTGTGATTTGGAAAAATCTAATCCTACTTATAATATACTGGCCCTACTGCGGGTACTGGATGGCTTGAATCAGCTCGCACCTCGGCTGAGAGCTCAGATAGTTTCTGACGGTTTTGCTGAGGGGAAAATCTCAAATTTGGATGACTTGAGTACAACTGGTGCTAGGGTCGTTTCTGAGGAATTTATTAACAGTAAACTCACTCCCAAATTAGCCCGACAAATACAGGATGCTCTTGCATTATGTAGTGGTAGTCTTCCTTTGTGGTGCTATCAGTTGACAAAAGCATGCCcttttttgtttccatttgaGACTCGAAGACAGTATTTCTACTCCACTGCTTTTGGATTGTCTCGTGCCCTGAATCGTCTTCAGCAGCAGCAGGGTGCTGATGGCCATGGATCAAACGAACGAGAGGTCAGAGTTGGGAGAATACAACGCCAAAAAGTCCGTGTCTCTCGTAACCGGATTTTGGACTCTGCTGCAAAAGTGATGGAGATGTATGCGAGCCAGAAGTCTGTACTTGAAGTAGAATATTTTGGTGAGGTGGGCACTGGGTTGGGTCCTACACTTGAGTTCTACACACTTCTAAGTCAtgacttacagaaagttagACTTGGTATGTGGAGATCAAATTCTTCGTTGGAGACAGCATCAATGGATATTGATGGAGATGATCAGAAAGATGGGAAAAACAATGTTGATATTGTCCAAGCTCCTCTTGGCTTGTTTCCTCGTCCCTGGCCTCCAAACACTGTTGCTTCTGATGGTAACCAATTTTCTAAAGTTATCGAATATTTCCGGTTGGTGGGGCGTGTAATGGCAAAAGCTCTTCAAGATGGGAGGCTATTGGATTTACCACTATCAACCGCATTTTATAAACTATTGCTCGGTCAA GAACTTGATTTACATGATGTTCTATCCTTTGATGCTGAACTCGGGAAGACTTTGCAAGAATTACAGAACCTTGTTTGCCGGAAACTATATCTAGAATCAAATGGTGACAATCGTGATGCAATTTCTGAATTGCGTTTCCGTGGGGCTTCAATTGATGATCTCTGCTTAGATTTTACGCTTCCTGGTTATCCGGAGTATGTCCTGAAACCTGGAAATGACAAT GTTGATATCAATAACTTGGAAGAATATATATCTTTAGTTGTCGATGCAACAGTTAAGAATGGAATAATGCGGCAGACAGAAGCATTTAGAGCGGGGTTCAATCAG GTGTTTGACATATCTTCTTTACAAATATTTACCCCACATGAATTGGACTATCTGCTTTGTGGCCGTAGAGAGCTGTGGGAG ACGGAGACTCTTGCTGATCACATAAAGTTTGATCATGGATACACTGCGAAGAGCCCTGCTATTCTTAAC TTGCTTGAGATCATGGGTGAGTTCACGCCCGAACAGCAGCGTGCCTTTTGCCAGTTTGTTACTGGTGCACCCAGGCTTGCCCCTGGTGGTTTGGCAGTGCTGAATCCAAAGCTCACCATTGTGAGGAAG CATTCTTCAACTGCAAATAATGCAGCAGCTAATGGGACTGGGGCGTCCGAATTGGCAGATGATGATCTGCCAAGTGTTATGACATGCGCTAATTACCTAAAGCTTCCTCCTTACTCTACCAAG GAAATTATGTACAAGAAACTACTCTATGCAATCAATGAAGGGCAGGGATCCTTTGATCTGTCATGA
- the LOC126782251 gene encoding uncharacterized protein LOC126782251 — protein MVIYLENSSKPTKKMRFKQTTQAETERERERVQKRTPIRSSNRAPSKFCGKYEGNTNPRGSSIGVLFLLQFGINLGYSLEQFQAIYGNVSYGQLPYGTRVYTLRIRPSYGQIPIRMSKLISINYWIQSSMYVYVYVGRNRFCCLFLFWLCFSITYLATNYLWSFSVLENHYMPREQWQKEDGVFIG, from the exons ATGGTGATCTACCTGGAGAACTCTAGCAAACCCACCAAGAAGATGAGATTTAAGCAAACAACACAAGcagaaacagagagagagagagagagagttcaaAAACGTACTCCAATTCGATCTTCAAACCGGGCACCCAGCAAATTCTGTGGGAAATACGAAGGCAACACAAACCCAAGAGGCTCAAGCATCG GAGTTTTGTTTCTCCTTCAATTCGGAATTAATCTGGGTTATTCATTGGAACAATTTCAAG ccatttacggaaatgtaaGCTATGGCCAGCTTCCCTATGGAACTAGAGTGTACACACTGCGCATTAGACCGAGCTATGGCCAGATCCCCATCAGGATGAGCAAGCTTATTTCGATCAACTATTGGATACAAAGCTCCATGtatg tatatgtatatgttgg CAGAAATCGATTTTGCTgcctgtttttgttttggctCTGTTTCTCGATTACATATTTGGCCACCAATTATCTTTGGTCCTTCTCTGTTCTGGAAAACCATTATATGCCCAGAGAGCAATGGCAAAAAGAAGACGGAGTTTTCATTGGTTAG